Below is a window of Humulus lupulus chromosome 2, drHumLupu1.1, whole genome shotgun sequence DNA.
CTGCATGAAATGAACAAAAAGTTCTAAGCTTTCTTCTTCAACTTCTGGGGCCAAGGCTAAGCTTGGGTCCCAGCCATGGACTTCATCTGATAGTCAATGCAATGAAACAACCAACAAATTAAAACTAACCCATATAATATTGACTAAAAAGAAGACCAAAAAATACTCAATATAAATAGAACCCCTGTAGAAAAACAGTCACAAACAAGAGAAATAAAGCATCCAAATATCACAATTTGTTCAAAACAGAGGCGATACCATCCTTTTTAGAttcacaacaataaatatatatttataaacatcaattttatatatatatattatatactaaAGGTACTTAAtgcttaataaaaaaatttaatattcattttCTTAATCTATTATATACATAAAACACTTAATTCCAACTTAGAGAATCTAATTCTAACTCatcataatttatatatatatatataattatttttgtttgaagAGATTAATccatcaaattttaaattttacaacAAAGAAATATCAAAGAAACAATAAGGTGTTAAACAAAAAAAATCGTTACATAAAAATTATAGACGGTGTAAAGAGAAACTTTTCTAAAAAGTTGTGTACTGTTATGAAATACCTTGTTTAATTTGTAGAGATTTTCATAACAGTAATACAAATAGTAAGAAAAGGGGAAAAACTAAATAGGCTTATCATAAAGAGAAGAGGCCAAAACTGAATAACGTATTAACAGAACTATTAGCATCCATAAAAACTACTTCAACAAAAAACAACATAGACAAAGTTATCAATTCAACTCTCCCACATCACATATTATATTGATTTTCTTTCCCTTATAGTAAAAATTGTGGTGCCACACTAGATCATATTGCATAgactaacaaaaataaaagaaactaagGTAGCTCTACTTAAGATTGTGTCTCCTACTAATTAGCTCAGTATGCAAACTAGCAACAGAAAATGCAAGTCAGGGCCTAAATTTGTGTAAAGCCTTTCCTTTGATGTATACTATACTATGAGCATATAAAAATTTAAGTGCTAACAATTATCAGAAGAATATAAAAGATGAAAGATCAAATTTTATTACGGGAAGCAAGAACATCCCAAAAAAATGGGGAAGAGAAAGAAAACGAGTAAAAGCAAGTACTACAACAAACTGTATTATCATTGGCAAGAAGGTGAACAATATGTTTGCGCTGATTAGAAACATTGTCTTTCTGCACAACAAACTTCAAACATTAGGATTCAGAAGCATTTGTCTCTCACAATAATGAGTTTGATTTTAGAGTTCGTAAACAACAAAACATTTAGTCCTGTATTATGATATAAAGACAAATACCATAATCCAAAATTTATGAGCCAAGCAATTTTTCCCACCTACTCACTTCATGAGAATCTTAAAATGGACAATCATTTGAAGAAACAAAGGCAAAACAAGAATAAACTCTGTGATAATGATGGACTATTCCGCACCCCTTGCATTCATTGATCATATTAATACAAGCAATTTTTGTTTCAAAAGAGAAATAAGAATCAACTCATTTCCCCTAAAGTACAATATTTTTAACAAATGATGAGGTTCTtatgaagaaaaataacacaatcAGAATGTTTAAGCATATATATCAGAATGTGTATGATTGCATATATCAATGTTCATCAATGTGAAAAACATATAGAAGGATTAAGACATTTCCTCGCCATATAAATAAAGCAAGAACAACTAAACAATAAATTTTTCAGAGGAAAAAATATAACAATGTCTGAACTACCTACCTGAAACTCATAGCAACCACATGCAACTTATAgcacaaataaaagaaaatacacTAAATCCAAATCCAATATACCACTTGATCTAGACGTACAAACCTGAAATTCAAAAATGTAGTTCAGAAAATCAAGAACATCAGCTTTTCTTGTAGAAGGGATGGGAAAATCCTCGGGCAATTTTGGCAGTCCCCTATACTTTAACACTGAGATTGCTGCTTGAACCTGTTCATAAATTTCTTGTTCTATTCATAAATTTTTTATTCCAAAAGGTGGTACAAACAACAAAATTTTGGACTTGAAACATAAACTGTTAAACTAATTACCTCGAGGAAAAACCCAATACGATTTGTTGGGCTAGGAGCATCAAGTGGAATAATATTATAAGCAATTAAGTCGTCCGTCATAGCTGCATCAGTTTCCATCACACGTCTCAGCTGCATAAAACAAACCAATTGAGAGATGCAAGATTAAATAGAATGTGTCCCATTTATGTTAGTTTCAACTTTCAATGAAGAAGCTCAAGCAGAAACATATCCCTCCTTTGTAGATACATATCATGCAATTTTTTTCCAAATATTTAGTCACTAATTCTTCACATGAATTTTTTTTAGGGACTCAACATAAATGCTTCACAAGATTTTGGATGTTAAAAAATAGTGATAGTAAATCATTATGACTGATCACAAAGTCAAACAACCAACCTCATCAGGAATTTCCTCAGTCAGCTGCTGAAGGACTGTGCCTAGAACTTTTAAAGTAGCAAAAACTCTTTTCCTCTTAACTGTCTTTCTCTCCAACCTGGAAAAAGTAATCAATAAATAGATCAATATGATGGCCATGAAAGAAAAACTGAGAAAATACTTTTAACACCAAAGATAAAGGGCTGGCCAAAAAAACAGAGGAATATACAAATCAAACTTTTCCTAATAGTTAAAGGAAGGTTTTCAAATTAATAATAAACCAAGGGacaaaaataaacaaaaggaGAAAATTGAAAGTCACATTCACATAATTATGTTTTTCTCCTTATAGGTAGATTAGAAAATAAAACTACAGTATTAGCATAAACAGAACAAaagcaaataaataaaagtgCCATCTATTTGAGTTCAAATGGGGGAAATACTTACTCGCCCAAGTCTCCACTGAAAGCCCCAGTCTCCCTTAAATTCAACTCTTCTTCTCGTTTCCACATCATTCCGCTCTCGATAGAGTTTGTAGAAATCTTGCAAAAGAGAAATGTCTTGGCTTCTATCTATAACTCCTCCATCCTTTTTTTGCAAGTTTTTGCTAAAATTTTGGAAACAAGAAAAAGTAAATATATggcaaatataatattattgtcgAAGTGTATAAAATGCAAAAAAAACAGACTAAAAATCTGGAAGTCAAGTTTATCCATTTCAAACTAAGCACACACCTTAATGAAAGACATCAATCCAGTTTTAAATTGTAGAACTCCTCTTCCTTCACTGTCAGGATCCATATTTTGAGCCAAAGAATAAGCATGTTCACACACTGTAGGTATACAAAAAAAATCCAAGATATTCACAATGCTGTAAACTGACAAAATTGAGCTTAATAAGTACTCAGTTCAGTTTCTTAACAACTCAATATGATAGAAAACTATGACAGTATATAAATGAGTTCCAAATTGTACAGCCATGAAGAAAACTATATAAAGTATACATAATAGAAAGAATGAAAAAAAGTTTGAACTTTTGAATTAAAGTGTAACATTAATATTACCATGGAAATGTTAAGCTATGACTATATTGATTTATCTATGATCAAACATAGCTATATTATATTCTCTATGGAATTGTCTATATAAAACATCTATACACTATATTATGTTTCTAAGGCATTTTACCAAACATATGGAgtgcagttttttttattttcttaatccaTGAGCATTGTTACATAAAACTTAATCTTTAATTTCAAAAAGTTTCAATCTAAAATGAGCAATAGTCAGCTAAAAATCCAATCTCACAGTCAAATTTTATAGTAAGAGCCCAAAGAAATTACTTCTTCAACATATTGGATTAAGTTTGTATTTACGCATCTAGAAATTGAATGAAGGCATAACAGAATAGTACTCACTTTTGTTGCATAGCCCCAAAAATCTCATATGGCAATTAAAAGTCAACAATTTGGTCCCTTTGTTTCCAAGTTGTAAACCTTCTAAACTCTCCATAATTGCCATCATTTGCAAGCCACATTTTTTCAAACATTCCCATCGACAGCAACAAAATTCTCATTGATATAGTTGAACTCAATTaaactttcttttatatataaatatatatttatacatatatacatttatatactAGGGGAAAAGAGCAttattgatattattttataTGCCCAAAACAATTAGGTCTTATAGCAAAATAATTCTCTAAGAGAGAAATTAGATATTTAGAAAACAAATCTCATTTTCTCGAAAATGCATATCTTGAGCACCCATATAGTTGCATAATATTGATTCTTTACATCCATCTGAATATCCAAACAAGCCATAAATCACCACCCTagaaatagaaataatttttacattaaaaacaaaatttcatCATTGATATATTGACCCagcaatttttttaataattttttttatggatgCAAGTGGTCTAGGCTCTAGACCCCATATAATTACCAGCAGAATAACGTAAAGCTATTTAACACTATCAATCTAAGCACTTAAGATATTCCATCATAAAGATAGACATATACATAGAACACTTGCTAATTATTAATTgttgcttatatatatatatacataatagatTTAAAAGA
It encodes the following:
- the LOC133818933 gene encoding callose synthase 9-like isoform X1; the protein is MMWKREEELNLRETGAFSGDLGELERKTVKRKRVFATLKVLGTVLQQLTEEIPDELRRVMETDAAMTDDLIAYNIIPLDAPSPTNRIGFFLEVQAAISVLKYRGLPKLPEDFPIPSTRKADVLDFLNYIFEFQHSCFTDDVIVTGVLTARWSLDLKDVRCDLDPVLIANHVRYDKRCRYDKRSIKGYLRLLESSNFVYFFVLKVVTFRLLEYLKNILLLMIVLNVLN
- the LOC133818933 gene encoding callose synthase 9-like isoform X2 yields the protein MMWKREEELNLRETGAFSGDLGELERKTVKRKRVFATLKVLGTVLQQLTEEIPDELRRVMETDAAMTDDLIAYNIIPLDAPSPTNRIGFFLEVQAAISVLKYRGLPKLPEDFPIPSTRKADVLDFLNYIFEFQPVLTTNYLLAVPSILALQMTL